From the genome of Nitrospira sp. SG-bin1:
GTACGCCCGACTGTCCCCACCATCTCATCGCATTCTTCATGATCAGGGCTGATCAGAAGGATGCGTTTGTTGGCGCGGATGAGTTCCATCGCCAGGTTCCCAAGCTTTTGGCGGCGGAGTGACCGGTCATGCGACCACACGGTCGTGAAGACGGATGAGGCGGAAGAAAATGTCTCAGAATCCACGGCTGGCATCTGCAACAGCGAGGCCAACCGCTCGGTCGGTCCAAGATGATAGAGGTCAGGTTTGGCCAGTATATCTTTCAATCGTCCGACTGATGTGCTGACAAGGCCGTCCTGATCAGGAACAAGAGTCACTGACGGGACGTCGCTTCCAAGGGTATCCACCAGTTGGACCAGGATGCTGTTGCCTGTCTGCCGCAGCACGATTCCCTCTGTCGTATCCGCCTCGTCAACGGGAATGACGGACACCGGAAGATCCACGCTCAGGAGGACATCGGCCGGCAGCGTGAATTCGTACAGATGAAGTCCCCCCGTCGTTTTGACCAAACGGCCTCTCGACGCCACGATCGGCGCGTCATGCCTCGTATCAGTCAGTCGGGCTTGCTCGCCTTCAAGGCGAGTAATCCACCACTCGATAAGCTCCGTTGCCGTCATGACGACTCAGCTCGCCTGGGTTCCTCTCATGGGAACGTCATGATAAATGTCCGTCGTCATCACTGTCCACCAAGCGAACTCTCAGGCACCCTTGTCTTCACGGCTCTAACTTGTCTAGAATGATCCCCTTCTATTCGCGCTGCAGGATGTTCACAAAGACCGTCCAGCGAGGCCGCAGCGAGCGAGATGCAGAGGCATACTTCTAAGTATGTTGAGCGTTGAGCGAGGCGAGAACGAAGCGGGCGGGTTTGTTCAACATCCTGCCGAGGAGGAATCTGTGAAGGGCTTGAGATTTGAACGGATTGCCACCGGACGCCACTACAATGTGGTCTTCCACATCGGCAGCACGTACGTGCCGGTGAGCGACGAGACCCTGGACGAACTCAAGGAACAAAGCCTGTTACCGGCTGAGCGATTTCTCGACCTCCTCATCGACCGAGTCGGCTATTCATCCTACCTGAAGGACCAGATCCGCAACGAACTGAAGGCGACCGGCGACCCGACCACGCAGATTACCGTGTTGCAGGGCGCCATCAGAGAACTGTAACGTATTCTAAGTTTCTGCGCGCTTCTCGTCCTCTTTCTGCATCGACCTACGTCAAGAGAACACCACAATATCCTGCAGAAGACGAACAGCTCTTCACATTCTGAAATCTTGAATTTCGATCTTTGGCCATGTTGCCAAGACTTTCACCTGTAGCTCTGGCGACTTGCTGAGGTCGACAAGGTAAGCGCCCAATAGAGTACCAAGGTCCTCTATGAAATATTCTAGACCAAAGTCGAGTTTGCTGTTTCCAGAAACTCTGTAGTGGTCATCGCGCAAAAGTTCCGGAGCTCCCCAGTGCAACAAGTATGAGTACTCACGACCGGTTGAATCACGAAGGCGACGAGGCCGACTGGTGTGCATCAGTGTATGGCGCCATAGCTGAATTGCCAGTGAGTCGGCCAAAGGATTTCTTGGCAGATATCGAGCGAAAAATGTGCACATTCGTGGCGTCTGCTCTTTCGTCGCACCTCCATCCCAGAGCTTCGAGTATAGATCGACCTTGGAAAACCCAGACATAATATAGGCCCACAATGTGGCTGGGAAATGATGTGTATGCACTTGCCACGTAAGTCGTACTAACGTCGTGTTGATGACACCGACTTCTTCTCGAAATTGGCTGAGATCGGACTGGAGCTGATCCGTGATGTGTGTGATGGTGCTCATATCAGATATACTGCTTGTGAATCCTTTCTCTGCTCAGTGAGCACAGAAGGACCAAGCCCGACGCGTTTAATCCCCCACCTGCCCTTCCTGAAACAACTGGTTCATGATCTGATTCCGCTTTTCCGGATCTTGATAGTACTTCAGGGCCTTGCTGTAGTTTTCCATCGCGCTCTGGCGCTTGCCGCGGATCGCGTAGATTTCGGCGATGCCGTGATAGGCCCGGGCATCTTCCTCATTGCACTTGAGCGCCCGGCTGAAAATGTCCGCCGCCTCTTGAAGTCGATGCTTCCCTAACGCGAGCCAGCCGAGCGCGGAATGGGCCGGGCCGAAGTCGGGGTTGGCGTTGAGCGCCTCCTGGTAGCTCTTTTGTGCCAAGTCCAGACGACCGCGCGTTTCATAAAGGCCGCCCAGCGCGAAGTGCACTTCGGCATCCTGGGGGTTCAGCTTCAACGCCGTCTTATAGGACTGCACCGCCGGCTCCATCTTTCCCTGTTCCGCGAGCGCGCAGGCGAGATTGGAGTGGGCTGCCGAATCGTTCGGAGTGAGCTTGATCACCTCTCGGTATTCCTTGATCGCCATCTCCAGCCGCCCCTGGTCTTGATAGGCGACTCCGAGATTCATCCGTGCCGGTGCATAATCCGGAGCCAATCGGACAGCCTCACGATACTCTTTGATCGCCATTTCCAGGTGACCGGCCCGTTCGTGAATCTGTGCCAGGAAGTAGTGCGGATAGGCAGATTGTGGAAGCAATCGTGCGGCTTCGGCGTATGGCCGCATCGATTGTTCGGATTGACCCGATTGCGCGAGAAACAAGCCTTTGGCCAAATGGGCATAGCCGCTGTCCCCATGTCGATCGAGCAGATCATGGACCCAGTCACCCACTGTCTCAATGTCCTGCGCGGCTTCGAGGCAAAGCGCGTGGGTTTTCCACGCATCGGCGAACCGACCTTGCACAAGATACACGACGTTGCGCGCAAACAGAGGCCGTGGATCCTTTGCTCCATCCGGATCCCGGCTCCAGGCCAAGGACTCCGCGAACAGGACATCCCATGCTCCGGCCACGATGGCGGCTTCGCATTGTTGCTGATGGGCGCTCATGAGAATGGGAGGCTTTTATCGAGTCAGTGCGTCTTCGACATCAGGCGGTGTCGCCTGAATCCCGTCGCCGAGGAAGGGAAATGTCTTGGCCAGCTGCTGCTTCATCTGCCAAGCCACCGTTCGGTACGACCAATGGCCCTTCACGCCGGACCGGAGTTTGGCGATATACTCCGCCTCGGCATAGTCCATCTTGAATAAACAGCGCACCTTGAATCCAAACGGAATGGCATAAAGCGAGGCTTCCTGATCCTTTTTCTTGAGCAGTTCGATATCCTGACGTACGGCATCCATCGCCTGCCGATACTCCTGATCCAAACCGGCGTCGATCAACGGTGGTGGGACATCGTAGCCGTGGACCGTCGTGAAATTCTGCTGCACTTGTTGACAGCGTCGATGACGGTGCATGTCGCGCCACGCCCCGATGTCCATGAGGACGTCGAACATGAACGAGTAGCCGCTGCGAAACTCTTTGATGAGTTCATCGTAGGGTCCGCGTTGCCTCGTGGCCACCTCGATGGTCGCGTGCTTGTCCTTCTCAGGCCATCCTGTCACCACCTCGAGGATCTTTCGGTACGGGGCCTGCGACACGCGGTAGAGCAACGTCGTGACAAGTTCGTCCAGCGGATGATGACCCCCGATGAACTCGACGGCGTCCACGGCCCCCCAGGTCTCCGGCTGGTCCAATCCCGTGCCGCGTAATACGTCTTTTGCATGCCGAGCCAAATCGGAATACACCGATTCTTGATAGACATTCGCCTTCGCGTGCCTCGCCAATGTCGGCGCCAGAGGATCGGTCCCGCCTAAGGTCTGACCGCAGAGTTCACCCCACAGATTCACCGGTGGACTCTGACACGCCTCTTTCAAATCCTCCCCGATTCCCCGCAACTCAGGGAGTTGCGACGACAAGAGCCGTGTAATCTGCTTTTCCAGCGTCCGAATGCTGACGACTTGTCCGACGTTGGTCTTTGCCGCGAGAGGAAGCAGATACCGTGTGATGTCGAAGGCTCTGGCGGCAATCGTCCGCTCGTAATCGGCGGGTTTCATCGAGTCGGGCCGCGGCTCTCGTTCAGCAAGGAATGTCTTGAGCGGATCATGAAGCAGCCGATAAACCTCCGAGAGACTTCGAATGATGCCCTCGTACACAGCTTCCGTTTCACTGCCTCGAATCTGACCCGGGACAAACCAGCGGTCCGATGCAAAATTCTGATAGCGACTCGATTTCGCCTGTCCATCCCACAATGGCTCGTCTTCCAGCCGAATAGCGGCCAGTTCGGAGATGTTTTCAAAGCAGATCGTAACGTGTCCGAGATCGGCGATCGAGGCATGCCCGTAATCGAAGTAGAACTGTTCCCAAAACTTCTCGGAGGAGTGCCCATGAACCCATTTGATGCTGTTTTCTATGGAATCGGGGGATCGACTATATCGGGCGAGCGCATAGGCAGATGGTTCAGGGGGCATCGGCGCGATGGCGACCACGCGGCGACTGTTTTGATCTTGATTCATAGCTCGGTTTTGCGATTAGACAGGTTGGGTATGTGACTCCCTACGTAGGTCGCGCACTATACCCCTGGACTCAGAACCGTGCAAGATCAGTCCGTTGACTTGCTCCAGAAAGCGCCGCTATAGTCCCTTCGACCGCGCGGCGGTGCAGGAATTCCTCTAATCCCTGATCTAACACCATCGCATCAGCTCATGACCATGATCAAGGGCATCAAAGGCGTCAAGGATCTGTTACCGGAAGAATCACCCCGGTGGCGGTTCATCGAAGAATCCGCCAGGCGGTGGTCCACCCGGTATGGATTTCAAGAAATTCGCATTCCGATCTTTGAAGTGACCACGCTGTTTGCGAGGAGCATCGGCGCGTCGACCGATATTGTCGAGAAAGAAATGTACACGTTCCAAGACCGGGACGGTACGTCGTTGACTCTTCGCCCGGAGGGGACCGCAGGGACGGTTCGAGCCTACATCGAGCACAACCGTGCTGCGATTCCGGTCCCTCAAAAATATTTTTACTCCGGGCCGATGTTTCGCCACGAGCGGCCTCAAGCCGGACGCCTCAGGCAATTTCATCAGTTCGGCGTCGAGTCCCTCGGTATGGCCGATCCTCGAGCCGATATCGAGGTCATCGCCCTCCTCTGGCGCATCCTCTCTCACCTCGCGCTGCCTGGACTCACGTTGGAGATTAACAATCTGGGTTATGCCGCCGATCGGGATAGCTATCGGCCTCATCTCGTCGCGTACCTTCGACAACACGAGCCCGGTCTTTGTCCAAATTGTCGCTACCGGATCGCCACAAACCCGCTACGAGTTCTCGACTGTAAGGTCCCGGAATGCCGCATGATTACTGAGATGGCTCCTCGACTCGCTGACTCGCTTGCCGAGCCGGCTCGTGCTTACTTTGCCCAAGTCTTAGCCGGTCTCGACGTCATTAAAGTACCCTATTCCTTGAACCATCGCCTCGTTCGAGGCCTGGATTACTATAACCTCACCACCTTCGAAGTGACCGCCACGAACCTGGGTGCACAGAACGCAGTCGGCGCGGGAGGGAGGTATGACGGACTCGTAGAAACTCTTGGAGGGCCGACCACTCCCGCCGTCGGTTTTGCGATAGGTCTCGAAAGAATAGCGATGTTGCTGCCGGAATCCGTGCCTCTCCAGTCACTGGAAGAGGTGACGGTCTATGTCGCGGGATTCGGTGGTCAGGGTGCTGCGGCCGGTCTCACGGCTCTTGAAGAGCTTCGTCTCTCCGGAATCCATGCAGTCTCCGATTTTCGATCCGCAACGCTGAAGGCACACCTTCGGCAAGCCGATCGACTCGGCTGTCGCTTTACATTAATCCTCGGAGATGATGAGGCGGCAAAAGGATCCGCTATGCTCCGCGATATGGAAACTAAGGCTCAATATAACGTTGATTTGTCCATCCTCGCACTCCGCGTACGGTCCTTCATGCCCCCTTCGTAACTCATAGTTTTTCAGATTGACTTCCCTTGGAAAACTCCGTAATCTATCTCTATATTCTGAATCATAACCTATTAGAATTATAAGTTTATTCCTGTGGATTCTAAGAAAATTGGATTCCTTCTAGCTCTTCCTCCATCGCATACAAGTGCCGCGACAGTTCACGGGTTAGCCCAGGCTGCCCTTCGCGCCGGACATGAGGTTTACGTGTACTTGATAGATGAAGGTGTGAAGAACATCCATAGTGACCAATACCGGGCATTGGCTCAGACCGGAGGTCGCGTTTTTGCCTGTGCATATGGTTGCCAGCAACATCACGTTCCAACGGATACTATCGATCCAAAAATGTCCCTCTGTGGGTTGGTCGTCCTCTCCGGCTTGATCGACGCATGCGACAAGTTTTTGTCTTTTACGTAATCTTCCGACTATGGCAAAAAATATCGCCGTCGTTATTCAAGAAGACCCTCGCAACACCCACAGACCTGTCGAAGCATTACGTATCGCCCTTGGCCTTGCGGCAGGATCGCATAAGACCACAGTTGTTCTCCTCGGTGAAGCTCCTCGCCTTCTTTCTGAAGAGACTGATGATATCATCGATGTCGATATCCTGGAAAAGTATCTTCCGTCTATTGCCCAACTCGACATCCCCTTCCTTCTGGAAGACAAGTCGGACCAGATACTACTTCGGAATGAATTTTCTGTGAGGAGAGAAGAAGCGAACGCTCTGAACTCCTTTATTCGTTCAATGGACTGTGCCCTCGTTTTTTGAACCAGATGGTTTATCTTATTCGGTCTCCCGTTCATGCGCTGCACCGTGCGCTTTTCTCTGAAGACACTTCTGAAGTGGTTGTGTCTCTTGAAGCACAGCTTTCCGGAGAAGTAGTGCGGGGTATGCATAAGCTCGGGGTGAAAGCCGGGGATAAGTTGTCCTATAGCGACGTGATAGATATTTTACTGAAGGCCGAGAAGATTTTAACTCTATGACTCCGATATCTCTCTCTTAAAGAAAACTAGTAGGAGTGGTAGTAGTAATAAGCAAGTGAATTAGGGTGATAACTTATATAGTTTTGATTTTATTAATAAAAACGAATAATAGAGGGACGGATAACATTGGGGACTGCTTCTCGATGGAAGAGTGGCAAACTGTGAAGCGCTTGTGAATGGGAGAGGAGAGGCCGTCGTAATGGGCGCTCGCAACTCGACAGAAACTGGTCCGTCGTGGTATGCACCCTCAGCTTCCCACACAAATTACGGCGGTAAGAAGGTATTTATCCACAGGTGTGAATAAGCCTGTGTATAGGGATTTGAGTAGATTATGAGTCTCGAAACTATCTGGCAGGAGGTTCTGCAATATATCCAAGGGAAGGTGCCGAAACAGGTGTATGACACGTGGTTCATACCGGTGCATTTGGAACGGATAGAGAATTCTACGGCGCATATTGGAGTTCCGAATAAATTTTTTGGGGAATGGTTGGATACGCACTATGGCCCTCTTCTGGCAGAGGCTATGGCTACGGCCCGTGGCGGCGGGCAAGTGGCAGTTGCGTTTACAGTCAGTGAAAAAGGTGTGACACAGCAAGTCGAGTCCCACCCTCAGGTAACTGCGCCCCGTGGAGGAACGCAGACGAAGCCGCGGCGTGGGATTCAGCTGAACCCCAAATACACGTTCAAGAACTTCGTCGTGGGGGCCGGGAATCAGTTCGCCCATGCAGCGTGCATGGCGGTGGCGGAACAGCCCGGGCAAACATACAACCCGCTCTTCATTTACGGAGGAGTGGGACTCGGGAAAACGCATCTTCTCAACGCCATAGGCAACCATGTGGGCGAAAAAAGCGATCTTAGGATTGCGTATCTGACGACCGAACAATTTACCAACGAAGTGATCAACTCGATTCGCTATGACAAGATGATGGATCTCCGGAAGCGTTACCGGCACATCGATATGCTGATGATCGATGATATTCAGTTTCTGGTGGGAAAAGAACGCACTCAAGAAGAATTCTTTCATACTTTCAATGCTTTATATGAAGGCCATAAGCAGATTGTGCTCTCCAGTGATCGTTTTCCCAAGGACATGCCGGATATCGAGGAGCGTTTGAGATCACGCTTTGAATGGGGGCTCATCGCGGACTTGCAACCTCCGGATGTGGAGACACGCATCGCCATCCTGAGAAAGAAATCAGAGGATGAAGGGGTGAAACTGCCCGAGGACGTCATCCAATTTTTGTCGACCACGATGAAGAGTAATATCCGCGAGCTCGAGGGCAGTCTGGTTCGCTTGGGTGCCTATGCGTCGTTGACCGGACAGGTGATTTCCCTTGAGCTGGCCAAGAGCGTTCTCCGTGATGTCATCGGGGATAAGAAAAAGATCGTTGCAATGGATGATATTCAAGAAGCCGTCTGTACGCAGTTCCACGTCAAGATGACGGAACTGAAATCGCGCCGTCGTAGCAAGACGCTTGTGCACCCTCGCCAGATCGCGATGTAT
Proteins encoded in this window:
- a CDS encoding chromosomal replication initiation protein DnaA; amino-acid sequence: MSLETIWQEVLQYIQGKVPKQVYDTWFIPVHLERIENSTAHIGVPNKFFGEWLDTHYGPLLAEAMATARGGGQVAVAFTVSEKGVTQQVESHPQVTAPRGGTQTKPRRGIQLNPKYTFKNFVVGAGNQFAHAACMAVAEQPGQTYNPLFIYGGVGLGKTHLLNAIGNHVGEKSDLRIAYLTTEQFTNEVINSIRYDKMMDLRKRYRHIDMLMIDDIQFLVGKERTQEEFFHTFNALYEGHKQIVLSSDRFPKDMPDIEERLRSRFEWGLIADLQPPDVETRIAILRKKSEDEGVKLPEDVIQFLSTTMKSNIRELEGSLVRLGAYASLTGQVISLELAKSVLRDVIGDKKKIVAMDDIQEAVCTQFHVKMTELKSRRRSKTLVHPRQIAMYLCRELTDASYPEIGRQFGGKDHTTIIHACRQVAKARETDTVLQTTIEALKEQILRS
- a CDS encoding histidine--tRNA ligase yields the protein MIKGIKGVKDLLPEESPRWRFIEESARRWSTRYGFQEIRIPIFEVTTLFARSIGASTDIVEKEMYTFQDRDGTSLTLRPEGTAGTVRAYIEHNRAAIPVPQKYFYSGPMFRHERPQAGRLRQFHQFGVESLGMADPRADIEVIALLWRILSHLALPGLTLEINNLGYAADRDSYRPHLVAYLRQHEPGLCPNCRYRIATNPLRVLDCKVPECRMITEMAPRLADSLAEPARAYFAQVLAGLDVIKVPYSLNHRLVRGLDYYNLTTFEVTATNLGAQNAVGAGGRYDGLVETLGGPTTPAVGFAIGLERIAMLLPESVPLQSLEEVTVYVAGFGGQGAAAGLTALEELRLSGIHAVSDFRSATLKAHLRQADRLGCRFTLILGDDEAAKGSAMLRDMETKAQYNVDLSILALRVRSFMPPS